The nucleotide window atatatatatatatatatatatatacatatatataacatatatatgtatatatatatatatatatacatatatatgtatatatatatatatatatatatatatatatatatatatatatatatatatatatacacacacatatatatacatatatatatacacatatatatacatatatatatacacacatatatatatataatatatatatatatatatatatatatatatatatatatatatatatatatgtgtgtatatatatgtatatatatatgtgtatatatatatatatatgtatatatatgtatatatatatgtgtatatatatatgtgtatatatatatgtatatatatatgtgtgtatatatatatatatataaatatatatatatatatatatatatatatctatatatatatatgtatatatatatacatatgtatatatatatatatatatatatatatatatatataccgtatatatatatatatatatatatatatatatatatatatatataccgtatatatatatatatatatatatatatatatatatatatataatatatatacggtatatatatatatatatatatatatatatatatatatatatatatatatatatataccgtatatatatatatatatatatatatatatatatatacggtatatatatatatatatatatatatatatatatatatatatatatatacaccatatatatatatatatatatatatatatacatatgtatatatatatatatatatatatatatacatatatatatatatagatatatatatatatatatatatatatatatatatatatatatatatatatacacacatatatatatatacatatatatatatatatatatacacatatatatatacacatatatatatacatatatatatacacatatatatacatatatatacacatatatatacatatatatatacacatatatatatatatatatatatatatatatatatatatatatgtgtgtatatatatatgtatatatatgtgtatatatatatgtatatatatatatgtgtgtgtatatatatatatatatatatatatatatatatatatatacatatatatacatatatatgtatatatatgtatatatgtatatatatatatatatatatatatatgtatatatatatatatatgtatatatatatgtatatatatatgtatatatatttatatgtatatatatatatatatatatatatatatatatatatatatgtatacatatgtatatatatttatatgtatatatatatatatatatatatatatatatgtatatatatatatgtatatatatatatatatatatatatatatgtatatatatgtatatatatttatatgtatatatatatatatatacatatatacatatatatatgtatatatatatatatatatatatatatgtattatatatatatataccgtatatatatatatatatatatacatatatatatctatatatatatatatatatatatatatatatatatatacatatatatatatatatatatatatatatatatatatatatatataaagtatatatatgtatatatatatatatatatatatatatatatatatataaatatatatatatatatacatatgtatatatatatatatatagtatatatatatatatatatacatatatatatatgtatatacatatgtatatattatatatatatatatatatatatatataatatattatatatatatatatatgtataatattaatagtatatatatatatatatatatatatatatatatatatatatatgtatatatatatatagtaatatattatatatatatatatatatatatatatatatatatatatatataatatatatataatatatatatatatatatatatatatatatatatatatatatatatgtatatgtatatatatgtataggctatatatgtatatatatatatatatatatatatatatatatatatatatgtgtatatatatatatatatatatatatatatatatatatatatttatatatatatatatttatacatatatatatatatatatatatatatatatatatatatatatatatatatatatatatatatatatatatattcaagctttTATTTGCAGATTGAAATGAATTAGGTGCTTGTTACCTAACACTTTAGCTAGACGGTTATCTAGtaaaaagaactataaaaattattcatttttcaacAATAAATAGAACAACTCCTAATAGTAATAGGTGACACGTAGGTTGGAATTTGGGTACAATCTTTAAATTGTCTAGCTGGCTGAAGATGGTAGATCCATGATGACAGATTGTGCACCAGGTAAGTAAAATGGTACATCCAACAGGTCATACAAGTTAAGACAATATGTCAAACAGGCAAGACAATGTAAGGTAAAGTAGAGTCGAGTGTCtgcaacataaatacacaaacaatagcttagaacaaaaggtcactgttaacatatcactatttagccataatagctttacataaatatttaaatagaacaTAATGTTTACAATAAAGAGCAAATAACTTCTTACCATGTGAAAGGTTGCGAGGTTCGTAAGGTAGTGGCTATCACTTGCAAAATAAatcaaaggtaaacaataagtAATACCAATGACCCTAAAATAACGAACAGAACAAACAACGCCATCTATTAAAGCCAATAAAAGGAACACCCAAGGTTGAAAGAATGGAcaactaacgccatctattggatgaaaaacacataaacaaacacacagattctacttataagaaaggaaatacctgatatatatatatatatatatatatatatatatatatatatatatatatatatatatatatatatatatatatatatatatatatatatatatatgtgtgtgtgtgtgtgtgtgtgtgtgtgtgtgtgtgtgtgtgtgtatttatataccggTTGTCCATATACCTGTGGTATTAAACATCAGCCATTACCAGATAAACCTATGATATAGGAATACGTAACCGGGTAAGAAAAAATCTTTCTTCATATTGATATTGTCACTCATAAAAATCTTGGATTCACCGCTCATCAACAGAACGTGAAATTATTAGGAGTTTAATATAATGATGACTTTATAAATAAAAGGGATTTAAGGggaaaataaagatagaatattaATGAAAAACAAATCAGAGTTTTATTAAGGATTTGACCTTCGTTTATAGTAGATGATATTGTTGAAactaattaatattttttccaaaGTATATTTTTTTGGTGGGGTGAAGTGAATCTTGCATATTCAGAAAGCATGTCAGTACCGCAGCATTTATACACTTCTAAAACTGTTATTGAGTCCATTAAAATATTATTaggttatttgtatttttttcaatttgccTGAGAGCATTAATAGCCATGTGAACTGTTCAACTgagtttaaaaattatataaaattaccatcaatctctttttctttatattttggtaTGAATTCCAGTAATAAAGCCACGAAAGCCTTTTTTCGTAATTTAATTAGAAAAACTATACCAATACATATTTCTCTTAAACTGTTTATGAATAATTCACATGTCATTAATGTTGGGAattgaaaaattcatattttaattGCATATTGAACAATAAGCATTCGTATTTACAGTACTTCCTTCTGAatcaaatttttcctttttctaaaggCATGATGATTCGTGGTATCATTCTTTTCTTGGCATCAGCATCGCTATGCTTTTCTCGTCCAAATGATCTGGAAGATATGCTTGGGCTTTTCCCCGCTGAAGAAAATCTTGATCTCGCCCTAAGGGCAGAATCTAAGTCTGTAACTGCCAATCAAATGCTTGACTCCATAGTTCAGAGAGCAGTTGAGAAAATTAAGTAAGTATAGTGGTACAacaaatttttctttaataaaaattgATAGTAGAGTTGACTAAATATCAGTGTTTTCATTGAAGATTACAGTTATCCAATTTACCACAGAGAAGCTGGCTGGGGCTCATCCAAGAGAGTGCAAAATGGACACTCAACTATCCCATTCCAGGTAAATTCTGGAGATAATTCCAATGAACAGTTTTTTATCAGAGATGGCTGGATCACGGGATTGAACTCTCTTCGACGATCAAAGACTGCTTCCTTTTCCAACAAAAATGTAAGCTAAAATTATTTATATAGCCTTTAAGTATTGATCATATGACAAAGTTTAAAGACACataagtttgttataaaaaaaaaacttctcggtAATCTTTAATATACTTCCGAtatttacactaaattttgaagaaaatagttAAGAACCATGTTTCACTAAGAGAAATACAAATGATATTATTATGATATTCATACTAACTTTTTTGCAGAGTGAACTCCGTGGAACGTTGGTTCTAGAGAAGGCCTGCGCCATGGCCGACTACACTGTCAAATTCTCTGGAGTGGGAGCAGCTCCAGCCCAGACCACCAATGGTAAAGTCACAGAGTGTGATGATAAACTATTTGCGGATATCACGATTGGTCTGGAAGACTTTGTTCCACAGAACATCAAAAGTTATAATGTACGTTCAGGACATGACAGTGTTAACGTCTCTAACATGGTTGGAAACAGCATGGCCAAAGTCCACGAAGCAGGGATTCGGAAGGCTCTTCGACAGCATTTGGAAAAGACTATGGCAACAAATGTAAAGGTTAAGGTCAACCAGTCGATTCAGGATATGAAAACAGAAGACACGCCAGTATAGAGAAGATTCATCTGCTAAGAATTCTTGCTGAACTTGACAACTatagaattattaatattgaatttgTGAATACTGAGAGATAAGTAATTTATATCCACAAGCATGAAGTGTTTTATTGATCCTCTACAATTCATAAATAGGGATTCTTATAATTTATtaacgaaaaaaaattaaagaaaaactatTCAAGTGTGGGAGAGCTCTAGAGGCAAATGGAAACAAGCAGTGAAGCCCAGATATGTTCCATAATTCATGTTATCCAAACCATGGCAGTCCCCAATCTGTAATCCTTACTACTTGCACATTCGCATGTAATCAATTCAAGGAAATTTCACCGATACATTTATAGGATAACAACTGACTAGTTAACAaatcacacacttatatatacctCAACTATTTGATAACAGTTAAAGACTGGGTCAAGTATTAAACTTCAACgaattttttgggctcggccatatcgtcctcatggaaggttcctttaggtagctttctaagggatatttgctacagtgatactcccagagaatttaactgaaggtctccaggattctaacttctggcgcgagtatccagttaaggatattgcataatatcagggaacatatttttttacatacgacacatggcaatcttcaccctttgatgtaagggggaagagtggcgaaagagagGGGTGCCGAtataggtacccggtggacctcctatccgtactactaccggtcACCATTCCTTTCCTTGTAGCATTTAAGCTAGGTGTTCTCGCAGCGTTTTCCCGGAGTTTGTTGCAAGCTATCGGAATactaatcatgcaatctccagcatcttcatcctctggaaagttgagcatcaattctttcctgtgtataattttaggctcccatctcgcagttaaatttcaataatttaagtgtgttggGTTGAGCGTTGCCATGAATCGGAGGCAGCCAATTTACGACCGCTATCGCCGATTatcattgcattttatttagtcagtagggagACATTTCCGGGTATTTAGcaataatattagctagttaggcaaattatacaagtgaagagtGTACATACCGATATATTATTATTCCTCTTTctaatatgtaactttactttcgTATACGGCGGGATCCCCGGCGGTAATAACCTTGGCCATGGTTCCTACCCGTGCTTGGCTAGCCTCACTcacatatacgttagtaaagtaattccccatgtttagcctcaccctatcgttccttattgattcggatgagGACTTACATCCTCTAAAATTTATGGACAAGGTTCAATATactttctcttttagagaaaagatgCTAAACCCTTCCTTACTCACTGAGTGCCTCCGCCAATACAGgcagcaaccactgtctttcttcattgccgttGAGTAGAACTCTAGCTTTGAGTTAGATAGTgattaactcagggtgcccttgtcttaccTCCAACAATGTAGCCAGCAAAGGAATCCTTTTTCCTCTGCCGCCGCCGATGTTGTCAGCACAGGAAGCAATGCTTCCCCAGTCCACTGTCGAATGTAGGCgtcatacctgccgccacctcccttcccagtgaactataagacctttccctttccccttctgtcctttagtgatggcatagccgtcacaacattctttcactggtattctgacagtcatcctggcttgccagGTTGACTGCATTGCCGGCACGTTCCCTACCggcggcagttagttcagccgcctcagccaccttcccccttatgtccttccttcactggaAATGAATGTCACAGGGGGAaaattgagccggccctgacggctgccggtgggaaacccaacatactctTTTTagaagtcctcagctctctcttaGTTTGCCATTCACAATTATTGCCGCTGGTAGTACAGCCAGctgcaggccttttgtggatggatggaagccagAATCATATGGATTCTTACTCCTTaaattggaactctcattctggcaaggagacagtaggcggcctggtagtcctcctacacttccaattgttgtgctaactcataataataagaaactcttcttctttaatgctttctctctctccatcagttagtgctgccaggtactaacctaaccccggcagtgcgccggctgaactacagtatacaaatatacagtaccacacttattttctaacatactctgtgtttcctatcagagtctattgttgggaccattATATTATGTTAaagttgagtaatccctcaacacccatatAGTTTATTCGATCATTGGGACTAATAAATCACTAATCATTGTTAATATATACTACGGGTAGATAATGTTACTATAGCGCTTACTAACCCTAATTCTAGTCCCTAGAGTTTACTCCTACCTTATATTTTCCCTATCATGGAACTAAAATATTAATTACTGACAGAGGTCTTAGCAATGGCCTAGAATgggaaacacatatatatatgtcttttctatttcctttcaagcttactatcctaatcaATCATAAACGATAGTAATTACcattgttgataaaaattgtaagctattatatcactgatataaaaaaatatatacttattaagccccttttcctttacaggaggagccattggagaagtgtgcagccttagcctgcaaccacaaaggcaaaggcTTTTGTGGTCACacaaagtgcaggactcatgcccacagctgcatcgtgtcgggagtccttaagtattgggacccaaagTGTTGCCCCACCTGTTTGACCCTGTTGGCCAATGGCTTtggagaagctccctcagtcaacatagagactagagatacagcgagtgagacccttcgcaaatgggtaagtagATTTCAAAAGAATTTTCAGGGACCATACTTAtccaatgactccctaaggtgcctactgttccccaaggttTTACCAAACACgatggtgccccaggaacaggtccagtcttccctcatacaactgaagatcgacgcagacatagacaaggcactggaaggcatggacatccaccaagaaaggacatcagaagtgtccactgacactgggAAGGCCCTACCACAAGGAAGCcccgaagaagacgtggaacattcACAAGCGGAGCAAGAAGGATCAGTTTCAAtggcaaccgaagaccctcagttcgccagGACgtcataccaacctatgccgtcaacctctttaatcccaactccacaaccagtgacACACGCTGTCAAAAACGAAGAGATCCTCATCTCAACTGCAGTAGAGGACGGACCGCCCCGGACCTACCAAGAGCTCTACTAAGAAGCCCCTTAAGGTGCTGAATCTCTCTGACCGCTCCGAAACCAGCCCCTGGAGGTATGGGGAGCATTAGCCTATGATGAAAAGGAAACTATTCGTCTTGGAGAAGTTtgggaccaaactgattgaagatcttgagttctggcctaacttttcagcttacccagaatgttacgtgagactgcgggatgaacatgcaacttgtgaggaaacggtacccaaagaggtcatattcttcgagcatgacaaggcacaagccatcctcctgaaaacaCTGAAAGGAACCGGGTACgcaaactccaaagtctcagcactgaggaAGAGACCTctcaccttccttgctccttcctccaggcAGTcaacgagggcaaaccctgcctaACCTTAAAAGAATGCAAATCATTTTCTCTAGCACTGCCTGCCTGCAAGGTAAAGTGGAatgatgtccacctaaccttctctgtctctaagttggatccagagatagcaggccagcagttcaatctTCTGAGgtgggaacaggagacgaaggaaacacttgcggcctccctttctcatcagaactgcctgtaAATGAGTGCAGGTGTACAAAACGGCCTAGAAATGTTCATTTTCCTCGCTAAGTCCcgcatgggtacccttgtgaaagacttatatgccttCCTCAAAGGGAGgggagcctgcagagagttcgttttggcctcagcaaccataaaacacgaaccaaggaaactgattacctcgaacatctggggtaaagaccttatCCCAcgggaactggtccaagagatcatagccagagcaaccactgagaactggaaccttctccaaaagcatgagctcaaagaggaaattttCCTCAGATataggtccccagcctaagaataaaaaggcaaggagaccatgaACACATGCACAACTttctgccgtgactatgaccacaaTGCCTCTGACCACTTTCCAGATgttccctcaacaactggtagctcaGTCTCCAATGTTTGACCCAAACGTTGAGAGGCAGTCGTCTTCCTTTTGCTTAGCCAGAAAGGAAATGTCCCTAAGAGAAGTTCGCCCGAAGGTGactcctctcggggccgaggaggacatgGTCACGAAAACAAATCCACACGACCCCCCCATCCAAAgaagggttccaggtaggaggcagaccatATCACtttctggatcgctggaccttcaatctcTGGGCCCATagcctattaacgaatggactcAGGTGGAAATGGAAAAGAACATAAACCCGGTtttcaaaattcttccaacactccaccccttcaTAAGAAGAACATACCTCAAAATGCTTGAaaaagaaggtgataaggaaagcaaagtccaacaaattccagggaaggctgttttgtgatcccaagaaagactcagacaaactgagagtcattctaaacttgtgtccactcaacaagttcattgagaataACAAGTTGCGGATgtttacttggcaacacataaggacccttctaccaaaaggagcaaacacagtctcaatagacccaacagatgttcactggcatcttctattgagccaTCCTTTCTCCTCCTGCataggattcatgctacagaagacgtgtgtcttcagagcaatgcccttcggactgaatacagccccaaggatattcccGAAGCCGGCAGACGCAATTGTCCAGCAGCtacactccgaaggagttcaatcactagcatatctagatgattgactggcatgggcagcatccaagactacttgtctgtagACAGCCAACAAGgggatccagtttctggaacacctgggcttcaacatcaatcgcaagaagtctcgccttcctccagtcagaagttccaatggctaggaatccactgggacttaaagtcacaccacctctccattccatcccaGAAGAAAAGAGATATAGAGGGATCTGTCacgagactaatccgtcacaagaggatttcaggacgccaacaggaaagagtattggactctctaGTTTGCGGCAGTGACAGAACGGGTGCTAAAGGCACATCTAAAAGATGTgtcaggaatctggagaagatacgcatcaaacgctcaaagagatcaaccaaggtggaccccgaccctattgcgcacgcagttaaggccgagGTCAACAGCCAAGACCCTAGCACGAAAAATCCCCCTGTAACCACCAAAACCATCAGTGGAAGTACACACGGACTCCTCCTCGAAAAGATaggtggccattctcacgagagaaaagtgcaagggaattggtcacaccagttcaaaaccttttatatcaacgttttggaagctctggcagttttcctgacattgaagagactattacctcgcagaacagtccacatcagattggccctgaacaatgaagagatagcaaaatgtctaaatcgacaaggcttgagatcatcTCACATAGGACATGTGATTTTAGTCAccttccacctggcaaggaagaagggatggcacctatcagcagtttgcctacaagagttccgcaatgtgatggcggatgctctatacAGGCAAAAGCCCATAGAAGGAGattggtccctagatgcagacccattctccttcacctcggaaaaagtcccggaactgcagacggACCTCTTCACAATTTCCTCGTTAGGTAGCCCCTTAAATGGACCCtgaagcagaggcgatggacaccatgtccctcgaccagaacaggtggaatcacatttacctgtttTCACCAACCATCCTCCttctaagagtcctcgacaagctaagatccttcagaaggacagcagcagtagtagccgccaagtggcccaaaagcaattggttccctctagttctagagctgaaactgagaCTCTTCCCTCTGCCGGACTCagcattatcccaactggtccagaagtcgactccctacgcttcatcctcgagaaccaacaacctacatctcacgattttctcaccctagcggcgaacaaaaggtTTAGAAACTGTAAGtttaaagttgacttcatcgaagagtataagtcaagttcgactaggagacaaaatgaatcgtcatggaagaagtaggtgtcctttgtgaaatcaagggaaccgacagaaatatcgatagatttctgtccagctttcttcatattcctacaagaacaaggcctggcttccttTACGATTACCTCTTGTAAGTCAGCCCTTGCTAGACCACTTCAGTACGCttttggagtggacctctctagtgaaatctttaataagaccccaaaagcatgcgctagaatcaagccagcaaccccaccaaagcccatcacgtgatCTTTGGGCAAAGTCTTGCACTTTGCTTCGAACCTAAATAATGAGAAttatactctaaaggatctaacacagaaagcaatttttctgtttgccatatcctcaggggctagagttagtgaaatagtggccttatctagaaacgaaggccatattcagttcctagacacagtagaactgaacctctttcctaatcctgcctttcttgccaagaatgagctacccaccaagaggtggggtccttggaaaatctgcccactgaaggaagatcatccagggtcttttaCAAACACTTTGCGAAGCACATACTTGAAATAAAActttttgtggtggcggcgggtagtgttataaaacccgttgtctagcgctgcgatgaacagtgaagtacttttggactttccagtgcatcgagTGCAGGGGTACACTTACcttcgagtgcaaatcacaacgatgattaacacactgttccatataggtgcatatctgaccaataacaccagtgccgcgtcacagtgtttatgcattcccaaaatctgtacaagtcagtcagattgGGTTTCATATCTCAATTGAGTGGCATTATTACGATAATGAAATTGCATATATTtttacaagagaaaatatggactctgatatgttttcaatgctggatcagactTATACCCTAttataactacatttga belongs to Palaemon carinicauda isolate YSFRI2023 chromosome 17, ASM3689809v2, whole genome shotgun sequence and includes:
- the LOC137656603 gene encoding uncharacterized protein: MIRGIILFLASASLCFSRPNDLEDMLGLFPAEENLDLALRAESKSVTANQMLDSIVQRAVEKIKEAGWGSSKRVQNGHSTIPFQVNSGDNSNEQFFIRDGWITGLNSLRRSKTASFSNKNSELRGTLVLEKACAMADYTVKFSGVGAAPAQTTNGKVTECDDKLFADITIGLEDFVPQNIKSYNVRSGHDSVNVSNMVGNSMAKVHEAGIRKALRQHLEKTMATNVKVKVNQSIQDMKTEDTPEEPLEKCAALACNHKGKGFCGHTKCRTHAHSCIVSGVLKYWDPKCCPTCLTLLANGFGEAPSVNIETRDTASETLRKWVSRFQKNFQGPYLSNDSLRCLLFPKVLPNTMVPQEQVQSSLIQLKIDADIDKALEGMDIHQERTSEVSTDTGKALPQGSPEEDVEHSQAEQEGSVSMATEDPQFARTSYQPMPSTSLIPTPQPVTHAVKNEEILISTAVEDGPPRTYQELY